DNA from Lentibacillus amyloliquefaciens:
GTATTTTTCTGAGTTCGGGTGACCTGCAGTTGGGAAGAGGCGAAACGATTGCAGATACAGCCAAAGTTCTGTCAGGATATGTTGATGGGATCATGATCAGGGCTTTCTCCCATAAGACTCTTCAAACATTCGCTCAATATGCAGAAATTCCTGTTATCAATGGACTGACTGATCTGTACCATCCATGTCAGGTGCTAGCTGATCTGCAGACGATTCAGGAAATGAAAGGGCGCCTGAAGGGAATAAAACTGGCATATATCGGTGACGGCAACAATATGGTGCATTCGCTTATGATTGGTGCTGCTATAATAGGAATGGATATCAGCATTGCCGCTCCGGATGACTATCTGCCCGAGTCACCGGTCGTGCAGAAAGCCCTTGAAATCGCAGGGAATACAGGGAGTCAGGTGGAAGTGTTATCAGAACCGCAAGCTGCCTTTGAAGCGGCGGATGTTATATACACCGATGTATGGGCGAGTATGGGACAGGAAAATGAGGCAGAAAATCGTGAAAAGAAATTTTCCGGTTTTCAAGTAAATAAGTCACTCTTTTCACTTGCAAGAAACGATGCCATATTCATGCACTGTCTGCCGGCACATCGGGGGCAGGAAGTGACTGCAGAGGTCATTGACGGCGGGCAATCTGTCGTCTTTCAGCAAGCCGAAAATAGAATGCACGCCCAAAAAGCATTGATGGCAGCACTCATGAGTTAAGGTAAGAACTTTAAGTGGGTATCCAAAAAGGAGGATAAAAAGGACCGAGAAGTTCGAGGCGACGCAGTTTTGAGCAGCGGAGAAACAAGTCAACGAAGAAATTCGACGTGTCATTTTTACCGGATTTTTTGAACAACCTTTTTAAGGGACTATGATTTATAAAAAACAACGCTAAGGAGAGGATATTGTGAGTAAAGAAAAAGTTGTATTGGCATATTCGGGAGGACTCGATACATCGGTTGCTGTAAAATGGCTTCAGGATAAATATAATTACGATGTTATTGCTGTTGCGATTGATGTCGGTGAGGGTAAGGATCTGGATTTTGTTAAGCAGAAGGCGCTCGATGTTGGTGCAGTGAAGTCATATGTCGTTGATGCCAAATCGCTATTTGCCAACGAATATGTGCTTCCCGCTCTACAGGCTAACCTTTTATATGAAGGGAAATATCCGCTGATTTCAGCACTTTCAAGACCGCTGATTGCCAAACTGCTTGTCGATATAGCCGAAAAAGAAGGAGCAACAGCTGTGGCCCATGGCTGTACCGGTAAAGGGAATGACCAGGTGCGCTTTGATGTGGCGTTCGCTGGCTTGAATCCGGAACTCGATGTTGTTGCACCGGTTCGTGAATGGTCAATGTCGCGGGAAGAAGAAATTGAATTTGCTAAAGAACATAACATTCCTATTCCTGTCGGTGTGGACAGCCCATACAGCATTGATGAAAATTTATGGGGACGCAGCAATGAGTGCGGTATTTTAGAAGATCCATGGGCAGAGCCACCGAAAGACGCCTATGACTTAACGCAAGATCCAGTGGAAGCACCGGATGAACCGGAAGTTGTGGAAGTTACATTCAATAAGGGTAAGCCAGTTTCACTGAACGGAGAAGAACTGGAACTGGATCAGCTGATTTTGTCATTGAATGAGATCGCCGGCAAGCATGGTGTTGGACGTATTGACCATGTAGAAAACCGTCTTGTTGGCATCAAGTCAAGAGAAATCTATGAAGCACCGGCCGCATCTGTATTACTGACTGCTCATAAGGAACTCGAATCACTGACATTGACCAGGGAGACTGCCCGTTTCAAGCCGACTGTTGAAGAACAATTTGCACAAGTGGTATATGACGGTCTCTGGTATTCGCCGTTGACTGATGCACTCAAAGCATTTGTGACAGAAACACAGCAATACGTGTCAGGTACTGTCAAGATGAAACTGTTTAAAGGACATGTCCATACGCTGGGACGTAAATCAGCACAATCGCTTTATGATTTCAATCTGGCTACGTACAATGCTGATGATGCCTTTGATCACAATGCGGCTCTAGGGTTCATTAAATTATGGGGTCTGCCGACAAAAGTGCATTCATCCATTAATCAAACAAACGAAAGCCCTGAAACAGAGACAAAATTAGATATATCTGTGAAGGAAGCTTTAAATCAATGAAATTATGGGGCGGTCGTTTCACAAAATCAACTAATCAACTCGTAGATGAATATGCGTCATCGATTAATTTTGACAAGAAACTGGCGGCTTATGATATTAAGGGAAGTTTGGCACACGTTAAGATGCTAAAAAAATGCGGCATCATACCTGAAAACGATGCTGACATGATTACAGATGGGCTGCACATTGTCTCTGAAAAGATTGATAATGGTGAAGCGGTGCTGCATGAAGAAGACGAAGATATTCATATGAATGTTGAAAGGCTGCTGACTGAAGAAATCGGACAAGTTGGCGGTAAACTTCATACCGGAAGAAGCCGAAATGACCAGGTGGCCCTGGATATGCGGTTATATTTACGCGACATTATTTTGGAAATGACACAGCTGCTCACAGATGTCCAGCATGCACTCTTTAAGCAAGCTGAGACGCATCGGGACACTGTGCTTCCTGGATATACCCACCTCCAGCGGGCGCAGCCGGTATTGTTCGCGCACCACATGCTGGCTTATGTGTTCATGATTGAACGGGATATTGAACGGCTTGCTGATAGCTGGAAACGGATCAACCAAATGCCGCTTGGAGCCGGTGCATTAGCTGGAACAACTTTTCCGATTGACCGTGATTTTGTCGCCGGACAGCTGCAATTTGATGGTGTTTGTGACAACAGTCTTGATGCCGTCAGCGACCGGGATTTTGTAGTGGAGTTTCTGTCCGATGGTTCAATGATCGCCATGCACTTATCCAGATTGTGTGAAGAAATGGTGCAATGGTCAAGTGCAGAATTTAATTTTATAGAGCTGGATGATGCTTTTTGCACAGGAAGCAGTATGATGCCGCAGAAGAAAAATCCTGATGTCCCGGAGCTTGTCAGAGGGAAGACAGGACGCATTTACGGGAATTTAACCGGCATGCTCACGATGTTAAAAGGCTTGCCGCTCGCTTATAACAAAGATATGCAGGAAGATAAAGAAGGCATGTTTGATACAGCTGAAACATTAAGCGGAGCTTTGCGGTTATTTGCGCCAATGATTGAAACAATGCACGTTAAGAAGGATTCAATGTACCAGGCGGTCAGAAAAGACTACTCCAACGCCACTGATCTGGCGGATTATCTGACCGAAAAAGGGATGGCATTCAGGGAATCCCATGAGGCAGTAGGCAAGATTGTACTGCATTGTATTAATGAAGGGAAATATATACTGGATTTGACACTTGAGGAACTTAAATCATTTTCCGGTCTGATTGAAGACGATATTTTTGAAGCACTCAGCCCGGATGCAGTCGTAGATGCGCGCAAAGCATACGGCGGCACTGGAAGAAACAGTGTCAAACAGCAGTTGAACAAAGCGTCAGAATTAATCAAAGCCAATAACGAATGGCATAAGACAAAAGCCGAATTGATATAAGAACACTAAAATGTCCGGGGCTTGCCCCCGGGCGTTTTTGTGATGCATCAACACCTTTAATAAAAAGTGTCCGGAAAGAATATCATTAATATGACATATTGTTTAATAATTACTATCGATTAGCTTTTGAGAGTTGATAATACATTCGAAATGATTTAAGATTATAATGAGAATAGATTGAGAATGGATTTTAACATATCTATTTCCAACAATCGCATAATAACAGTAATTGGAGGTATCAAGATGGCAGGCTCAACATTAGAGATTAAAAACCTTCACGTTGAAATTGAAGGTAACAAGATATTAAAAGGTGTCAACCTTACGATAAATGGTGGCGAGTTCCATGCAGTTATGGGACCAAACGGAACAGGTAAATCAACACTTGCCTCAGCTATTATGGGCCATCCAAGCTTTGTAATTACAGAGGGGAGCGTCCTGCTTGACGGGGAAGAAGTTCTGGACATGGAAGTTGATGAACGTGCCAAAGCAGGTCTTTTCCTCGGCATGCAATATCCGAGTGAGATCAGTGGTGTTACAACATCAGATTTCTTGCGTTCTTCCATTAACGCACGCCGTGAAGAGGGCGATGAGATTTCACTGATGAAATTCATTAAAGAAATGGATGAAGTCCTGGATTTTCTTGAAATCGACAAAAATATGGCTCAACGTTATCTGAACGAAGGTTTCTCAGGCGGCGAGAAAAAGCGTAATGAAATTCTGCAGCTTATGCTTCTGAAGCCGGAAATTGCCATTCTGGATGAAATCGACTCCGGACTTGATATTGACGCATTAAAAGTCGTTTCAAAAGGTATTAACAGATTACGTGATGAACAATTTGGCTGCTTGATTATTACACACTATCAGCGTTTACTGAACTACATCACACCTGATAAAGTACATGTTATGATGCAGGGACGTATTGTGAAGTCCGGTGGTCCGGAACTGGCTAAGCGTCTTGAAGCTGAAGGTTATGACTGGATCAAGCAAGAGCTTGGCATTGAAGATGAGAACGTCGAGCAAGAAGTTTAAAAGCTAGGAGGGGTAACATGACTGTAGAAACAAAACTGCCTTACGATAAAGATTACATCACCCAGTTTTCAAATGATAAAAACGAACCGGACTGGATGCGGGATTTACGCCTTCAAGCTTTAGAACAAGCTGACTCGCTGGAAATGCCAACACCTGACAAGACGAATATTACGAAGTGGAATTTCAGCCATTTTAAACACGACGCAGCCAAAGGCGAAAAAATTGCGTCCCGGGATCAATTACCTGAAGAAATACTGGATTTTCTAGATGAGGAAAAAGACCAGGAAAATCTTCTTATCCAGCGCAATCACACAGTTGCATATGAAGCGCTGGCTAAAGAACTTGAAGATATAGGTGTTATTTTCACCGACATCCACACAGCAATGCGCGAGCATAGCGATTTGGTTAAACGTTATTATATGAAAGACGCGGTTTCCATAGATGAAAACCGTCTTACAGCACTACATGCAGCATTGATGAACGGCGGTGTCTTCGTTTACGTTCCAAAAAATGTTCAGATTGAAGAGCCGTTGCAAGTGATTTTCTGGCAGGAAGATCCGGAGGCTTCGATGTTCAATCATGTATTGGTTGTAGCGGATGATAACAGTTCACTGACATATGTGGAGAATTATTTCTCCCAAAATCGTGAGCAGGAAACGGTGGCCAATATCGTGACAGAAGTGATTGCCAATAACAACGCTCAAATTTCATTTGGCGGGGTTGATAACTTTGCGGAAGGAACAACGACTTATATCAATCGCCGGGGTGTTACTTATCGTGATGCTCGAATTGAGTGGGCTCTTGGTCAAATGAACGATGGAAATACGGTGTCTGAGAACGTAACGCATTTGGTCGGTGAAAATTCATGGTCCAATGCCAAGACGGTTACGGTCGGTCGCGGGAAACAATCTCAAAACTTTACGTCGAAAATCGTTCACTTTGGCAAATTTACCGAAGGACATATTCTGCAGCACGGTGTCATGAAGGGCAGCGCGAGATCAATCTTTAATGGCATCGGCAAAATAGAGCATGGCGCATCAAAATCAAATGCTGAGCAGGAATCACGTGTCCTGATGCTAAGTGAAAAAGCACGAGGAGATGCGAACCCGATTTTGCTGATTGACGAAGATGATGTTGAAGCAGGGCATGCTGCATCAGTTGGACGTGTTGACCCGTTCCAGATGTATTACTTGATGAGCCGTGGAATCAGCCGCCATGAAGCTGAACGCTTGGTTATTCACGGTTTCCTTGCACCGGTTGTTAATCAGCTTCCGATAGATTCTGTGAAAAATCAGCTGAGGCAGGTAATTGAAAGGAAGGTATACTGATGGATGTAGGAGCCATACGGGAGCAATTTCCGATTTTACAACAGGAAATAAACGGGCACCCCTTGGTATACTTGGATTCATCAGCCACTTCCCAGAAGCCGGTTTCTGTCATTGAAGCTGTTAATGCTTATTACAGAGAAAATAACTCCAATGTGCATCGTGGCGTTCATACATTGGGTTCCAGGGCAACCGACCAATATGAAGGTGCCCGGGAAAAGGTTCGAAAGTTTATTAATGCGAAGAGTACGGCTGAAGTGATTTTCACACGCGGTACAACGACATCCATTAATACGATTGCTTATAGTTATGCACGTGCCAACCTGAAAGAAGGGGACGAGATTGTCATTACACCAATGGAACATCACAGCAATCTGATTCCCTGGCAGCAGGCGGCCAAAGCAACAGGGGCAACGTTAAAATATGTATCACTGCAAAATGATGGGACGGTTTCACTGGATGATGTCCGTGAGACGGTAACCCAAAATACAAAGCTCGTAGCCATGACACATGTTTCAAATGTGCTTGGCACCGTCAACCCTATTAAAGAAATAACTGACATAGCCCATCAGAATGGTGCGGTCATGGTTGTTGACGGTGCTCAGGGAGCCCCGCACATGAAGGTTGATGTTCAGAATCTGGATTGTGACTTCTACACATTTTCCGGCCATAAAATGTGCGGTCCGACCGGCATTGGTATCCTTTATGGCAAGCAGGAACTTCTCGAGGAGATGGAGCCCTTTGAGTTTGGCGGCGAAATGATTGATTTTGTTAATCTTTATGACGCCACATGGAAAGACCTTCCGTGGAAATTTGAAGGTGGCACACCAATCATAGCCGGTGCAATCGGACTTGGTGCAGCGATAGACTTTTTAAATGACATTGGCTTGGATAACATCACAGCCCATGAACAAAAATTGGCTGACCATGCTATGGAAAAATTGCGTTCTATTGATGGCATAAGTATTTACGGTCCGGAAAAACGCGCTGCACTGGTCACATTTAATCTGGAGGATGTGCATCCTCACGATACAGCGACAGTGCTCGATGCGGAAGGTATTGCCGTTCGTGCCGGGCACCATTGTGCACAGCCTCTGATGAAATGGCTTGATGTGACAGCAACTGCACGGGCAAGCTTCTATTTATATAACACAGAGGAAGACATTGATCGATTATTCGATGGTCTTTTGAAAACGAAGGAGTATTTTGGCGATGTCTTTTAACAACCTTGATACACTGTATAGACAAGTGATCATGGATCATTATAAAAATCCGAGAAACAAGGGTTCTGTTGAAGGAGACGCGCTGACAGTTGATATGAATAATCCAACATGCGGTGATCGGATTCAGCTTCAATTGCAGGTGGAGGACGGGATTGTACAAGATGCCAAATTCACCGGCGAAGGATGCTCCATAAGCATGTCATCCGCATCAATGATGACCCAGGCAGTCAAAGGGAAAAAACTTGATGACGCATTGAATATGTCGAAAGCTTTCTCTGATATGATGCTTGGCGAGGATGTGGATACGGAAGACTTGGACATGGGAGATGTCGAATCGCTGCAGGGCGTTTCACAATTTCCGGCGCGAATCAAATGTGCAACCCTGGCTTGGAAGGCAATGGAAAAAGGTGTTCAGCAATAGCAGGCGGTCATTTGGAAAAAATGGTAGAAAGAACACTTTAAAGGAGGTATATTCATGGCAAAAGAAATGCCAGAATTAGATGAGTACAAATATGGCTTTCATGATAAAGACGTTTCGATTTTTCGTTCCGGAAGAGGGTTGACACGTGAAGTAGTTGAAGAAATTTCAAAAATGAAAGAAGAACCTCAGTGGATGCTTGACTATCGTCTGAAAGCACTGGAGCAATTCTATAAAAAGCCAATGCCTCAGTGGGGCGGCGATTTGTCAGAGCTTGACTTTGACGAGATTGTCTATTATGTAAAACCATCCGAAAAAACAGAGAAAACATGGGATGAAGTGCCGGATGAAATCAAACAGACATTTGATAAGCTGGGTATCCCTGAAGCCGAGCAGAAATACTTGGCAGGTGTATCTGCACAGTATGAATCAGAAGTTGTTTACCACAACCTGAAAGAGGACCTGCAAGAACTGGGCATCATTTTCAAGGATACGGACAGTGCTCTCCAAGAAAACGAAGAGCTGTTCAGAAAATATTTTGGTAAAGTTATCCCGCCATCCGATAATAAATTTGCAGCATTGAATTCAGCTGTATGGTCCGGCGGTTCATTCATTTATGTTCCAAAAGGGGTCGAAGCAAAAACACCGCTTCAGGCATACTTCCGGATTAACTCGGAAAACATGGGACAGTTTGAACGTACGCTGATCATCGCGGACGAAGGATCTTCCGTCCACTATGTGGAAGGCTGTACAGCACCGGTTTATACAACAAACTCGCTGCACAGTGCAGTCGTTGAAATCTTTGTTCACAAAGATGCTTACTGCCGCTATACAACAATCCAAAACTGGGCCAACAACGTTTATAACCTGGTTACCAAGCGTGCAACAGCTGGTGCAAATGCTACGATGGAATGGATTGACGGCAACATCGGTTCCAAATTGACGATGAAGTATCCATCTATTCTATTAAGAGGTGAAGGTGCACGCGGCCATACATTGTCTATTGCCATTGCAGGTCGTGGCCAGCATCAGGATGCAGGTGCAAAAATGCATCACTTGGCACCAAACACGTCATCAAGTATCGTGTCCAAATCCATCTCCAAACAGGGCGGTAAGGTCACATACCGCGGAATCGTTGACTTTGGACGCAAGGCAACAGGTGCCCGTTCGAACATTGAATGTGACACGTTAATCATGGATAATGAATCGACATCTGATACCATTCCATATAACGAAATCAACAATGACAATATTTCATTGGAGCACGAAGCCAAGGTTTCCAAAGTATCCGAAGAACAGCTCTTCTATCTGATGAGCAGAGGTCTCGGTGAAGAGGAAGCTACTGAAATGATTGTCATGGGCTTCATTGAGCCGTTCACTAAAGAACTTCCAATGGAGTACGCTGTTGAAATGAACAGATTGATCAAGATGGAAATGGAAGGAAGCATTGGATAAAATCCCAATTCACCCTGTCATATCAATATATGACAGGGTGAATTTTATTAAAATGATTTCGTACCTTACTCCTGCCATTACAAAACATCCTTCAGGTATAAATCCACAAAAAAACAGGCGAACAGTATACTGTCCGCCGTCTATGTCCTAAATAAGTCTTGTTATTTTTCTTTTTGTGAATCTGCGTTACTCTTTTTTTCCCCTTCATCATCACTCATGATGCTGTTAGCGGATTTCTTGAACTCGGATAAAGTCTGACCGAATGCAGACCCGATTTCCGGAAGTTTTTTAGGTCCAAAAATAATTAAGGCAATGATTAAAATGAGAATCAATCCCGGTATGCCTATACTGGAAATACCCACTTTGACAACTCCTTCTTGCTTTGACATATATGCAGCTAATGATTAAGGATGCTAAGCCATCCTGTTTTTATTTTTCCCTTTTACCAGCTGACCATTATTTTCTCTGAAATTTAATATTCCCTCTGCAGCCCGGTAGGCGAATGCGCCGACAGTACCTGTTGGGTTATATCCGCCATTATGAGCAAAATTTGAAGCCCCAATTACGAATACATTATCAACATCCCACATTTGTAAATAATTATTCACTGCTGAGGTTTCCGGGTCGTCCCCAATGATGACACCGCCTGTGATATGATCGTTCTGTGATGGTTCGATATCAAAGTGATCCGTAATTTCTCTCGGTTCAACCAACTCGGCACCCATCTCATCTAATATTTCAGCACTTCTATCCGAAATATATTTAAATAACCGATTATCCTGTTCTGTGAAATCGTATGTTAAACGGAGCAGTGGATTTCCAAAGCTGTCTTTATAAGTTGGATCCAGGCTCAGATAATTATTGCGATGGGGCATGGATGCACCCTGGGAATCAACCGATATCCAACGATTTTGATATTTAATGGATTGTGCTTTGAAATCTTTTCCCCAGCTGGGTGTATCGCTTGGGACAGTATTGTTTTGAATCGGTCTTCTCCCATACTGTTTCGTGGAGATAGAGCCACCATGAATGAAGTCCAATCCGGAATGGTCAAAATTGTCCCCGTTATAATCGTCAACTGTAGCGCCAAGTGATCCTGCTCCCATATATGTATTAAATTTCTCCTTAAAAAATCCGGTAGCGCCTGCAATGATTTGATAACAGTAATTCTTTAAGTGTAAAATATTTTTGAAAGGGACAAGGGCACACCCGTCTCCGATAGCAAAAAATGTTAATTCAGACTGATTCGTGCTAATATAGACACAGATGGTTATGACGGAAGGGATTTTATTGATTTATCTTATTTGTATTATCATTGGACTAGCCGCTTCGTTCGCCGGAAGTCTTGTTGGCATGGGCGGTGGTGTCATACTGATTCCGAGTTTGTTATTCATGTATCATTATTCAGATGCATTCGCCTGGGCAACTCCACAGGTGATTGTTGGTATATCATTGATTACCATGGTGTTCACCGCATTCTCATCCACGGTTTCCTATTATAAAAGCAGCCGTATCCATTTAAAAATCGGTATGTTATTTTTGACCGGCAGTATTCCGGGCGGCATATTGGGATCATGGTTGAATCAATTTGTCAATGCTGACCATTTCTCATTGTATTTCGGTATTCTGATGATTGTTTTATCTTTTCTGTTTTTGATTAAACGGGAAAAACGAACGGAAAATGATACATCAGGAAAAACCCCCGTATTGTCTGTATTTGTGATTTCCGTAATAATCGGAACCATATCCGGCTTATTTGGCATCGGCGGCGGTGCCATGATTGTTCCGGCTATGCTATTTCTGTTCGGATTATCGATTCATACAGCCACTGCTACCTCAATGTTTGTAATTTTATTTATCAGTATTATGAGTGCAGGCACGCACATTGCATTAGGTCATGTTGTCTGGGAATATGTTATCTTTTTCATTATAGGTGCGTGGGTTGGCGGCACACTTGGAGCCAAAGTCAACCAGCTGATCGACAGCAATGTACTGGAATGGATACTTCGTTTAATGCTGATTATCGTTGGAATCAGACTGATCATTGAAGGATTGATGTAAGGAGCATGTCAATGCAGGAGAAGCTATATTTTTATTATACAAATGATTTACACAGCAATTTTGATAATTGGCCGCAAGTCGCAAGTTTTTTGAAAAATGGCAGAGAAAAGAGGGAAGCGGAAAATCAGGCATGCTGGCTGGTGGATATCGGAGATCATGTTGACCGGGTCCATCCGATTGCCGAAGCGTTTATGGGAAAGGCGAATGTTCAGCTGATGAATGATGTCGGCTATGACTTCGCGACCATCGGCAATAACGAGGGCATCACCATGGCACATGAGGATCTTCACCATTTATATGATGATGCAGATTTTCAAGTGGTGTGCACGAATTTGTACAGCCTCACAAATGAAACGCCGGAATGGCTTCATTCCACTGTCCATACACAGACGGACAGCGGAATAAAAATCGGCATTATAGGCTTGACTGCTCCTTTTAACAATTTTTATGAACTGCTTGACTGGCATATTTCCGCCCCTGTACAGGAGTTGGAAAAGCATGTAGCTCACTTAAAAGAAACAGCAGATGTCATTATACTCATGTCACACTTAGGGCTTACTGAAGATCAGGAAATTGCACGCCGTTTTTACGATATTGATGTGATTATCGGCGGGCATACACACCACTTGCTGCGGTCCGGTGAAATAATCAACAATACGATAATAACAGCTGCCGGGAAGCATTGTGCTCACGCAGGTGAAGTTGTATTGACTTGGGACCATAACCGGAAACAAATTATCGATAAGGAAGCCGATGTTTATGACATGACCCCTTTGGCAAAGGATTTAGCGACAGAGCAAATATTGAATGACCTGATGATAAAAGCGGACGACATGCTTGGAAAACCAATTATAGAACTCAAAAGGCCAATCAATGTTAAATGGTTTCAGCATACTGAGATTATGGAAAAACTGACCGATACACTGAAGGAATGGACGCAAGCGGACGCTGCTTTATTGAACGCCGGATTATTATTGGATCAAATCCCGGCTGGCGAGGTGACATTCAAAGATGTTCACCGTATATGCCCGCATCCGATTAACCCTTGTGTCGTCGAACTTAATGGTGATGAACTGACGGAAATAGTCCGTTCTTCGCTGACAAAGGA
Protein-coding regions in this window:
- the sufB gene encoding Fe-S cluster assembly protein SufB, which codes for MAKEMPELDEYKYGFHDKDVSIFRSGRGLTREVVEEISKMKEEPQWMLDYRLKALEQFYKKPMPQWGGDLSELDFDEIVYYVKPSEKTEKTWDEVPDEIKQTFDKLGIPEAEQKYLAGVSAQYESEVVYHNLKEDLQELGIIFKDTDSALQENEELFRKYFGKVIPPSDNKFAALNSAVWSGGSFIYVPKGVEAKTPLQAYFRINSENMGQFERTLIIADEGSSVHYVEGCTAPVYTTNSLHSAVVEIFVHKDAYCRYTTIQNWANNVYNLVTKRATAGANATMEWIDGNIGSKLTMKYPSILLRGEGARGHTLSIAIAGRGQHQDAGAKMHHLAPNTSSSIVSKSISKQGGKVTYRGIVDFGRKATGARSNIECDTLIMDNESTSDTIPYNEINNDNISLEHEAKVSKVSEEQLFYLMSRGLGEEEATEMIVMGFIEPFTKELPMEYAVEMNRLIKMEMEGSIG
- a CDS encoding argininosuccinate synthase, yielding MSKEKVVLAYSGGLDTSVAVKWLQDKYNYDVIAVAIDVGEGKDLDFVKQKALDVGAVKSYVVDAKSLFANEYVLPALQANLLYEGKYPLISALSRPLIAKLLVDIAEKEGATAVAHGCTGKGNDQVRFDVAFAGLNPELDVVAPVREWSMSREEEIEFAKEHNIPIPVGVDSPYSIDENLWGRSNECGILEDPWAEPPKDAYDLTQDPVEAPDEPEVVEVTFNKGKPVSLNGEELELDQLILSLNEIAGKHGVGRIDHVENRLVGIKSREIYEAPAASVLLTAHKELESLTLTRETARFKPTVEEQFAQVVYDGLWYSPLTDALKAFVTETQQYVSGTVKMKLFKGHVHTLGRKSAQSLYDFNLATYNADDAFDHNAALGFIKLWGLPTKVHSSINQTNESPETETKLDISVKEALNQ
- a CDS encoding GMC oxidoreductase → MGAGSLGATVDDYNGDNFDHSGLDFIHGGSISTKQYGRRPIQNNTVPSDTPSWGKDFKAQSIKYQNRWISVDSQGASMPHRNNYLSLDPTYKDSFGNPLLRLTYDFTEQDNRLFKYISDRSAEILDEMGAELVEPREITDHFDIEPSQNDHITGGVIIGDDPETSAVNNYLQMWDVDNVFVIGASNFAHNGGYNPTGTVGAFAYRAAEGILNFRENNGQLVKGKNKNRMA
- the sufC gene encoding Fe-S cluster assembly ATPase SufC — encoded protein: MAGSTLEIKNLHVEIEGNKILKGVNLTINGGEFHAVMGPNGTGKSTLASAIMGHPSFVITEGSVLLDGEEVLDMEVDERAKAGLFLGMQYPSEISGVTTSDFLRSSINARREEGDEISLMKFIKEMDEVLDFLEIDKNMAQRYLNEGFSGGEKKRNEILQLMLLKPEIAILDEIDSGLDIDALKVVSKGINRLRDEQFGCLIITHYQRLLNYITPDKVHVMMQGRIVKSGGPELAKRLEAEGYDWIKQELGIEDENVEQEV
- the tatA gene encoding twin-arginine translocase TatA/TatE family subunit; amino-acid sequence: MGISSIGIPGLILILIIALIIFGPKKLPEIGSAFGQTLSEFKKSANSIMSDDEGEKKSNADSQKEK
- the sufU gene encoding Fe-S cluster assembly sulfur transfer protein SufU, producing the protein MSFNNLDTLYRQVIMDHYKNPRNKGSVEGDALTVDMNNPTCGDRIQLQLQVEDGIVQDAKFTGEGCSISMSSASMMTQAVKGKKLDDALNMSKAFSDMMLGEDVDTEDLDMGDVESLQGVSQFPARIKCATLAWKAMEKGVQQ
- the argF gene encoding ornithine carbamoyltransferase, with protein sequence MKIEADPVNASEKLKGRDFLKLADYTQEELLYLLQQADELKQKHKSGEHAEPLKGKTLGMLFEKPSTRTRVSFETGIFQLGGTGIFLSSGDLQLGRGETIADTAKVLSGYVDGIMIRAFSHKTLQTFAQYAEIPVINGLTDLYHPCQVLADLQTIQEMKGRLKGIKLAYIGDGNNMVHSLMIGAAIIGMDISIAAPDDYLPESPVVQKALEIAGNTGSQVEVLSEPQAAFEAADVIYTDVWASMGQENEAENREKKFSGFQVNKSLFSLARNDAIFMHCLPAHRGQEVTAEVIDGGQSVVFQQAENRMHAQKALMAALMS
- a CDS encoding cysteine desulfurase, with amino-acid sequence MDVGAIREQFPILQQEINGHPLVYLDSSATSQKPVSVIEAVNAYYRENNSNVHRGVHTLGSRATDQYEGAREKVRKFINAKSTAEVIFTRGTTTSINTIAYSYARANLKEGDEIVITPMEHHSNLIPWQQAAKATGATLKYVSLQNDGTVSLDDVRETVTQNTKLVAMTHVSNVLGTVNPIKEITDIAHQNGAVMVVDGAQGAPHMKVDVQNLDCDFYTFSGHKMCGPTGIGILYGKQELLEEMEPFEFGGEMIDFVNLYDATWKDLPWKFEGGTPIIAGAIGLGAAIDFLNDIGLDNITAHEQKLADHAMEKLRSIDGISIYGPEKRAALVTFNLEDVHPHDTATVLDAEGIAVRAGHHCAQPLMKWLDVTATARASFYLYNTEEDIDRLFDGLLKTKEYFGDVF
- the sufD gene encoding Fe-S cluster assembly protein SufD translates to MTVETKLPYDKDYITQFSNDKNEPDWMRDLRLQALEQADSLEMPTPDKTNITKWNFSHFKHDAAKGEKIASRDQLPEEILDFLDEEKDQENLLIQRNHTVAYEALAKELEDIGVIFTDIHTAMREHSDLVKRYYMKDAVSIDENRLTALHAALMNGGVFVYVPKNVQIEEPLQVIFWQEDPEASMFNHVLVVADDNSSLTYVENYFSQNREQETVANIVTEVIANNNAQISFGGVDNFAEGTTTYINRRGVTYRDARIEWALGQMNDGNTVSENVTHLVGENSWSNAKTVTVGRGKQSQNFTSKIVHFGKFTEGHILQHGVMKGSARSIFNGIGKIEHGASKSNAEQESRVLMLSEKARGDANPILLIDEDDVEAGHAASVGRVDPFQMYYLMSRGISRHEAERLVIHGFLAPVVNQLPIDSVKNQLRQVIERKVY
- the argH gene encoding argininosuccinate lyase; translation: MKLWGGRFTKSTNQLVDEYASSINFDKKLAAYDIKGSLAHVKMLKKCGIIPENDADMITDGLHIVSEKIDNGEAVLHEEDEDIHMNVERLLTEEIGQVGGKLHTGRSRNDQVALDMRLYLRDIILEMTQLLTDVQHALFKQAETHRDTVLPGYTHLQRAQPVLFAHHMLAYVFMIERDIERLADSWKRINQMPLGAGALAGTTFPIDRDFVAGQLQFDGVCDNSLDAVSDRDFVVEFLSDGSMIAMHLSRLCEEMVQWSSAEFNFIELDDAFCTGSSMMPQKKNPDVPELVRGKTGRIYGNLTGMLTMLKGLPLAYNKDMQEDKEGMFDTAETLSGALRLFAPMIETMHVKKDSMYQAVRKDYSNATDLADYLTEKGMAFRESHEAVGKIVLHCINEGKYILDLTLEELKSFSGLIEDDIFEALSPDAVVDARKAYGGTGRNSVKQQLNKASELIKANNEWHKTKAELI